The window GCCACAGTGCAGTCGGCGATGTTACCGGCGAGTTCCCTGCCTGATCCGGGGGGTGTAATCCTGTCGTGCTCGCCGTATACGGCCAGGGTCGGAACTCCTTCGATCAAACCCGGCGGGATCACCTCTGCACCAGGGTTCAACATCAGGTCATTATGATATTGGACGTACCTGATGTAATCCTCGCGCGGGAGCCGGGAAAGCTTGTGGCGTAGCGCGAGGGCGATCATGGCCGCAGAACGGCGCCCCCGTGTGCTGTTCGAGAGTGTCAGAGTTTCCGCAATAATTCCCGCGAATTCCTTTCGCCTCGCACGGTCGCCACTAAGCGATGGCTTGAGGGTGATAAACCGATCGATGTGCCGGATCAGCTCTTCGGTCTCCCGGCTGAGGTTCTGGGAGGGGGCCCCGACCAGAACCAGCCGAGAGATCCGGTCACCGTACTGATGCGCCAAGCGGTACCCCAGAGGCCCGCAAGCGGAGGCTGCAAGCACATCACACCGTTGGATACCGAGCGAGTCCAGGATATTCACTGTCGCTCCGAGCAGGAACTCCCAGGTAAGTCGAGGAACCGCTGATGTGGCGGTGGTCACGCCGGGGAGTTCCACGAAGACAAGACGCCTGATGTCAGCGAACTCCGCTTCCAGGCGGGGCCATGAGTGCAGGGGATACATGATTCCCGGCAGGACCAGGAGGGTGTTAAGGCGGCTCTCTGTCGCGGGCGTGACCACTCGACACAGATAGTCACTTCCCTTCCAGTCAAGCGTATGAGTGACGGAGGACGCACCGCCGAATTTCATGGACATCTTCTACTCTCACAATTCCACGTGATCGGAATTCCCGCACCAACTCGATTCGCCAATACTGCTTTCAGCGTGCCCCAATTCGTCCGGCGCACTGTCGATTCTTGCTGCGCCCGCCATGTGGAGCTGGGCGCCCACGCCTGCCAACACGGACAGAACAGTGCCTGACATGAATTTTCCCTGCATTAGATATGACAATCCGCCGATGCGCAGGATGAGTTCCACTCGTGCCACGCGACAGCCCCGCACCATACAACCGCTGCCCTAGTGCCCACGACCACCCCGATCGGAGACACCAGCCGTCCGGCCCGAAGGGCCAACTGATTGATTCAGGCGGTGGGCGCCCCTGTCTTTTGTTCCGCTGGGACCGCTTCACGGCACCAATCACCGCCGCTAATCGTGCGGAACCGCCGAAATTGATGGCATCGCTTCCGAACCAGCCGTACCGGTAGGGACCTATGACCTGCTTCACCCGTACGAGCGAGGTCACTAAGCTCAGCAGTACGTCCGGGCCTTCTTGATGGCGGGTTCGGCCCTTTGGATGTCGGAGGTCACGTTGAGCAGATGCTGCGCCTCCCTCAGGGCGTCGGCGAGCGGCTGGAACTTGGCGTCCGCCAGGGCGGCCGCCCTGGCCAGTTCCTCGGCGCCGACGAGGCGGGCCATCGCGATGTCGAATGCCTGCCCGCCGTCGGTACCGGGCATCCGTTCCGGCAGCCGACTCACGGCCGCACAGGCCAACTCGGCGCCGGTGCCCTGGATCTTGCCGGACGCCGCCCCCGACTGACAGGCCGTCAGAGCCAGCAACAGACCGACCGCGGCCACAGCGGTTGTTCGGACGCCTCATCAGTTCCCCCGCTCGAAGACTTCCGGCCATCCTCGGGGGCTTCGCCCAGGTGCCGATCGAGTCCACCAGATCGAAACGGGCCTTGGCTCGCACTCCAGAGTCGAGTTCGCGTAGTCGGCGGATGACGGAGACGAGGCCGAGGACCTGCAAGAAGGCCAAGCCGAGAAAGATCCACTTGAACCAGTCGGGTATATCCACGGCGCGCACTGGTATCGCTAGCCCGGAACCCTAAGGGACCGGCCTTGTGTCTGCTGCGCGGGAGGGTGTCTAGTCCCACCGCGGCGACGTCGAGGCCAGCCCCAACGAGGCCCGCCCCATGCCAGTCACACCAGCAGCGGATTTCGACAGGCACCGAGCAGCCGTCAACCGAGCACCCTGTGACTGTCCGTGACCACGGATGTTATCCAGGCATGACGATCAAAAAGATGACCGCAGCCGTGCTGCTCACCACCGCGACCGTGGGAGCAGGCATGGTCACGGCAGTACCTGCCAGCGCGGGAGGAGTCGGCGATTTCCTGTCCCCGGCCTTCGGGACCGACTGCGCCAACCTGAACACCGGCGCCCAAGCCGCGGGCCACACCACCCGAGGCAGCGGAGCCGCCGGCGGCAGCCTCCTCGGCCTGCCCATCGGCACCCCACTCAACCAATGCGGCGGAGCCGACATGCCGGTGCAGAAAACGCTGATCAACTGCGAGAACTCTCAGGCTGGTTCTTCTCTGGTCAATAAGTCTTCCGTGCTCGGCCCGTGCGCCCAAGTACCGGCAGATGGAGGCATCCTCGGGGGTTAAGGTTCCCAGGCCAGGAAAGCAGCGGGCCCAGGGCAGGCCTGACCAGGTAGGGGTGTAGTAGATATACCAAAGGCTGGGCCCCATTAGGGGCCCAGCTCCTTTGTTGTGCCCACATTGTCCGCTCGACCGGAGGCTTGGCATCAGTGGGGGCTTCGGCTTTCCCTGCTCCTGCGGAACGTGGGTGGTACATGTCGGGGCCCTCGGCCAGGAGGAACAAACGTTGCCACAGCAGCAGCGCGACGCGCCAAGGGGACAGACACATCCGATCAACCCATCAACACGTCCCAGTGCCGACAACTCGCTGCGCCTCACACGCGAGAAGCATGTGAAAGATGTGCCCCGGCCTCCGCCCTCCTACTGTCGCCGCGGCCGGCCCGCTCCTCGCGGCCAGGGGGTACCGCCTACGCGGCGTCGATCGCCGCTCGTCGCCGGACAGCCAAGACCGGCGGCCCCGAATCGGACGGCGCCGACACCGACCGGCGCGCGACCCTCAGGCCCGGCTGCGGCCACTGGTACAACCGCGACAGAACCGACGTCGAGCCGTCGGCATCGATCGCCACCTGATAGACGACCCGCCCGTCCGCGTGGTCCTGGCGCGACTTGACCGGCGCGAACCGCCACGCCCCGCACGACCACACGGCCAGGGCCGGGCGGTCACCGGCCGGCCACGTCCACACCCGAGGCGCCGGCCCGTCCTGCGGCCCCCACGGCCGCAAGGCGACCGGCTCCACCGGCTCGTCCGCGCTCATCAGCCGGCGGCGGACCGCAGGACCTTACAGCCCTGGCACAGGGGCGAGGCGACGTGGCCGTACCTGCAACAGGGCTGGCGACACCGTGCGCACGGGCCGATCTGGGCGGGTGCGCAGGTCAGTACGGGCTGTCTCACGGCGGCCCTCCGCCCTTTCAGCTTGGTCCGCTGGAGGGGCGGTCGTGGAAGTCCGAGACACTCCCCGGTCCGTTCCCGAGGAGTACGGGCTGACCGCTGTCGGGGACAGTGCGGCGGACCCGGGACGCTGCGGGTTGAACGGGAGCGCCTCACCGTCCGGATACTCGGTCGGAAGCGTGGGGCCAGTGCCGTAGGGTGGTGTTCACGACGCGGGGTGGAGCAGCTCGGTAGCTCGCTGGGCTCATAACCCAGAGGTCGCAGGTTCAAATCCTGTCCCCGCTACCAACGCAACAGCCCCCTCGACCACCAGGTCGAGGGGGCTGTTCGCATTCAACGCCCGCGTGTGCCGTGGAGACGGCCGGGTGCATGCGAATCGGGCGGTTCTACTCGCCGGGCCGCTGCTTCACGATCTTGATGTCCGTGGCGCCCTCCGCCTCGAGATCTGCCTTTCGGTGTTCGGCGCTGGGCTGGTCGTAGCTCACCGCGGACACCATGGCCTTGCCGTCGCTCGCGCGTACCCACTTCACCCGGTAGTTGACCATCGCTACGCCTCGTCCGCTCCGCACTCGTCGGCTCAGATCAGCAGGCCGTGTCTTTGCATCCAGTACGGATGTCCGCCCGCCCCAGATCGACCGGATTTCATCCAACAACTCCGGGTAGTGCTCTCCGTACGTGTTCAGCGCATGCCACACCGCATCCAGAGCTGCTTTGAGCGGGTCGGGTTCGGCAGCAGCGAGTACGGCGGGGAGAGCGAAATGCGGCTGTGAGATGGGCCCACGGACCTGCGGTGTGCCGGCAGGGAACACGAGCTCGGTGAACACCATCGGTGCCTGGCTGTCCGGTAGCCGGTCAAGCTCGTAGCTCGTCTCCCCGTCGCTCTCTTCTGCGGTCTTGACCCACATCAACCCTGCCGGCGCCGGGGGAAAGTACCGCCCCCGCTGGGGCGGTACTGCGCCGAGAACATCCGGGCCCGGTTCGAGAGGGGTGGACTCCAGAGCCTCCCGCATCCGGGCCGCGTCGTCGAAAGGGGGCGGTAGCGGATGCCCCTGCGGCAACGCGGCGAGCGCCCCAGCGACCCACGGCACATCGGTCAGGCCCGCCACCTCGCAGGCCCGCTGAGCGGCGAGCACCGCCACGGCACGCTGGACGTCTGGATCCGCGGCGCCGAGGTCGTGGACCAGGTCACTGTCGAAGTCGAGCAGCCCCAGGACGTTGCTCTCGCGGACACGGCGCAGCGACTCACTCGGCAGTCTTCCGCCCCACCGCCACCTCTCGTAGTGCAGCTGCGGATCCTCCGTGACCTCTACCTCATCTGAGACCAGCTTGTGCACAACGCCCCCGTTCGGGACGGCCTCTGAAATCCCTATCGGACCTGCCGTCACGTCTCCCGCATCATGCCGCAGGCCACTGACACGCCCGGGACACGGGCCGGGGTGACGCGGCCGAGCGGTTGTTCACGTCCGGCCACCGTGGCTCTTGCGTACGGTAACCGCCGCCCATCTCCTGGCGCCGACTGGCTACGACGCCGTTCAGGTCGGCTCGCCTTGACAAGTACCGGCCCCCCAGAACTTTCAGAGAGCCCACCGGACAGCACACCGACTCAGAGACAGACCGACCAAAAACCCACGAACCTGAACCGCACCCTCACACCGTCCAACGACCAGACCCGCAACCGCCCAGACCCAAAGCCCGACGAACCGAACCACCCGGGCAACCGCCCAGGCACAGACCGAAGAACCGAAGACCAACCCCAACAACCAAACCCAAACCCACATACAAGAAAGTCCGGCCAGTCACCGGCCGCGATACCAGGTCTGACCAGGGACGACACCAAGGGGGCGTTCTACCGGCTTCCCCCCAAGTCTCCCCCCATGGTTCCCCCCTTGTCTCCCCCGATGTCTCCCCCCTTGCTTCCCCCCACGTGTACCGGGGCGTCAGCCGGCGCCGACGACCTGGAGTTCACCGATCGCCAGGCTGGTGGAGCTCGTCCGGGTGACGGTCAGGGTGCCGCTCTGGCCGGCGCCTTCCCACTGGATGTCCCAGGTATTGGTGGCGGTGACCGGGTAGCGGCCGCCGGGCGCCGTCGCGCTGGTGCGGGTGTAGGTGTGGCCGCACGTCGGGGACGACTGCTTGCCGAACGCCGGCTGATACGGCGTCCCCGGGCCGGCGCAGGGGACGGTGGTGCCGTCGCCCATCGACCACGCGATGGTGCGGACCCGGGCCGTGGCGGTGACCGTGACCGACCCGGCCGACGCGGAGGCCGACGTCGGACCGGTGCGGGACGGGCCCGGGCTTGGACCACATCCACACCGGCATCCCGACCAGGCCCGTGCCGTCCGGGCGGGGCACGATCCCGATGTCCGGGCCCTCCAGGAGCAGCTTCTCGACGGCTTGTTGTGCGAGGGCCTGGACGTCGACGCCGCCACCGGCCGGGCCGGTGGCGGACCAGCGCAGGCCCCCGCGGATCTCGTCACCGGCGCTGTTGGGGCAGGTCACCAGGTAGAGCGATCCGCCCGGATCCCCGGGCTTCCAACCAGGCGGGGCGCCGGTGTCGAAGCCGGGCGGGAGTCCGCCGGCCGGGCCAGTGGTCTCCTTCCAGTAGCAGGAGTCCGCCGGGCTGAAGACGCCCATCTCGGGGGTGGAGCAGGGCACGGGTGTGCCGTCGATCGCGCAGGAGGGCTTGCCCGGCCCGTCGCCGCCGGGCTTGCCCGGCCCCTGCCCAGGCTTGCCCGGCAGGGGCTTGCCCGGGTCCTGGGCTGTGATGTCGCAGTCCAACTCCCGAGGGGGACAGATGACCCCCCCGCCGTCCGCGAGAGCCGGCACGGCGGCGTGCGCGAGGAGCAGCCCGGCCGCCAGGGCGAGGGCGAGGGTGGTCGGGCGGGGGCGGGTCAGCACGTGCGGTCTCGCTCGATCGTGGACGTGTAGACCTGCCAGGGGCCCGTCTTGGTGCGTTGGGCGGTGGAGGTCACCACGTGGCGGCGCGGCCCGGAGGGGGCCGTCACGGGCTTTCCGGAGGTCTTGTCGACCTTGTCGTAGGCGGTGGAGTCCACGCAGTCCGTGATCGCCGCCCGCCAGGTGTCCTTACTCGTGTCAAGGGAGTCGACCTTCGAGGAGTGGACGGGTGCGCCCTTCATCACGGTGCCGCGCTGCTGGTACCAGAACAGGGTCGCCTTGATGTCGGCCAACGCCTTGTCCGTCGCGTGCTTCTCCAGCTCCGGATCCAACACCGCGTTCGCGTACGACCACGTCTCCGCCGCCGCCATCGCCCCGTACGCCGTCAGGACCGCCGTCTTCTCCGCCGCCTGAGGATCCGCCGCCGGTACCGCCGACGACGTCGCCACCGACGCCACCGCGGCCGGCTTCCCGTCCGACGACGCCCCGCCACAACCCGCCATCAGACAGAGCCCTCCCCAAGCCCCGCAACCCGTAACCCCCGTGCCCGTGCCCGCACCGCGCCTCCCACGTCCGTGATCATCACGTCACGCCAGCGCCACAAGCCCCCACAATCCCCCGACTTCCAGCCACACCCCGACCAGCCGACCGCCAACCCCGAACCCAGACCCATCCCCACAACCAAGTCCGGCCAGTCACCGACCCGAAACCCAGCTCTGACCAGGGAAAACGAGCACAAGCCCAGAAGTTGTCTTCCCCCCATCTATCCCCCGAACTCTCCCCCCAACTTTCCCCCCAACTGTTCCGAGCCCAGGACCAACCGCCCCGGCACACGACCCGACCGAACACCCCACGCCAGACCCATCCCCCCACACAAGAAAGTCTGGCTAGTCACCGGCCGCGATACCCGGCCCGACCAGGGACGACGCCGAAGGAGCGCCGTACCCGACTCCCCCCATGTTCGACCCCATGTTTGACCCGATGTTCGACCCCATGTTTGACCCCATGTCTCCCCCCATGTGTACCGCCGGCGCGGCCCGCCACCGGCCCGGAACGAGACGGCGAGACTGGACAGATGAACGAGCGCCGCCCCTTGGGCTCAGGCCCCCGCCCCGCCGCACCCCCGGCACCACCGACCGCGGCGCGCCGGGCCCGCCTCGCCGCCGAAGGCACCCCAACACCCCCGCCCACCGAGACGGCCGCCGGCGAGCGCCCCGAGCAGCCGCACGGCCGGCGCACCCTCGGACCCGGCACCACCGCCGGCCGGTGAGTCACCGTTTCAGTCACCGGTGACTGAAACGGTGAGTTCAGCAACCGGTGACCGGCCGGTGAGTTCGCCCGCAGGGCCGGTGACTGGACCGGTGAGTGGGCAAGCCAGGCTTGCCCAGGACCTGTTACCCAGCCAGTTACCGAACCGGTTACCTGAACGCCTGTTACCAGGTCTGACCAGGAAAAAGACCCCCGCAAGGGGGTACTTGCGCGTTTAGGTGACCGGGGTTGCACCGCAGGGTGCACAGACAGGGGGATGCTCGGCCAACTCCACCACTGCCTTCAGGCGCGCAGTCTGTTCGACGAAGCGATCGCTTTCCCCGCGAACCCCGCTACGGGGTGACTGGCGGGCACCCTTTCTTCGGCGCGGCCATGACCAGGCCCGAGCTCACGGCGTCGATCCCAACGCGCTGGACGGAGGCCCAGCGGTCAAGGAGGTAGCAGGCCGAGTCGGGGTCGTACGCCGCCGTGGGCAGCTGCGGTATGCGCTTGCGGCCGGTTTCATCGAGGCGGTAAGGAACGTCGAAAGCCGTGTTCCAACCGTCCAGGTCCGCGGCAAAACGCTCTTCCGCCTGCGCCGGACCGATTCCCAGGTACTGGGCGATCTCAGCCCAGGAACTGCCGCGCTCGCGTTCGTAGATCACGGCCGCGGCCAGAGCGCGCTCTGCGAGCTCGATGAGCTGGAATGCCTGGCTCACCCGGCCCCCGGGACCGGTGTCGGCGTCCCATTCGGTGGCCACCAAGCCACTCGCGTGGTCCGCGACGTCCACGGCGTGATCGCAGAGGACCAGACGTGCCAGAGCCTGGCGGGTGAATCGGGCACGGTCGGCGTCGTAAGGGGTCGTCTCAGTCACCCCCACAGCCTCGCAGGCCGTATCCGCGACGAGTACCCGATTTCCGCAAGGGACCGGTCTCCGCTTGACGGCTTAACTGCATGAGGTGTCTTTCTGCGACAGCCAGAGGAGGTTTCCAGCACTGCCCGGGGGCCGGCCGCGGCCGCCGTCCCGCACGCCTGTCGCGCCCGCCCGCACCCCGGGGATCCAACCTCCCCAGCCCAGGTCAGCGGCCCCTTGTCGATCCGACAGACCGACCCGCGCGACAGGACACACGACAACCGCAGCCGGCACCTGACACTGACAATGACACCGCCGCCCGCCGTCACAGCCGCCCCGGGTCCCAGGCCAACGCCCCGCGGCGTGTCAGATGTCAGGTCGTCAGGGGTGTCCCCGGTGCACAGGAAACGCGACTCGTCCCCCGGCGCCGGGGTAGTCGGATCGACCACCCGGGCCCCACTGGCCGTCGTCGGTCATCAGCAGCGCACCGTCCGCGCGCTCGTCTTGGCCGCCGCGTCACACCCGGCCCGACCACGGCATCGTACGTCGTCGGCTGCTCCATAGGGGGGCGGAGCCTTGCAGGGCTCATCCCACCACCTCGCCTGCCGAGTGGGTCGCGCTCCCACCCGAAGGTCACTCATGACAGCCGCTCGGCGGTCTGCCTGATGACGGCACGTAGCGTATGGCGAAGTTCCTCACCTGATCACGTGTCCTTGATCACCGCTCAAATACCTGGCTCGTTTGCCGCTCTGTTCGTTCATGAGATACCTCCGCAGCCGCGATCCTTCTGAGCACCACAGTTCGCGGGAGCACCGCTCGCAGGCGGCGGCGTGTTCCTCATAGTCAGCGGCGGCCGATCGGGAAGCCTGCTCCCCCACTCGCCTCACAGCGGGCGGCTCCCCGGCGGGGGCGGGTAACGGATCACAGCGCGTGTGGTCTTGAGGAGGATGCGTGCCATCAACCTGAGGTTGTAGAGGCGCATCAGCCATCTCATGGTCGAGAGCTTGGTAAACCCTGGTAGGGGCGTCATGTGACGCCCCCTGCTCGGTCAGGTGACGCCCCGTGCCCTTGTCACGTGACGACCTCTGAATCAGCTCCTCGGCGACCCACCCGGCGTCACGTGAAGCCCTTTGGTTGCCTTCGACTCCCAGTCCATCAGGCGTCACCTGCCGCGCTGTCTCATTGGCGCGTTTGTGTCGAAGTCGTCGATCATGCTCGGAGCTGGACAACACCGCGACAGCGCGTTCCCAGTCGAGGCCTTTGCCGGTCTTAGCGTTCGCGCCGATGGGAAGCGTGCAGGCATAGGTGGCGGGCTTGGGGTTGCGGCCTCCCCGCGCGTGCGCGGTCTTCCTGATCAACTGCATCGCCTCGGCCGCGAGAAGCACCTTGTGGACTGTCTCCTTGCTGCATCGGCCCACCGCCATGAGCGTCTGGGTGCCGAGAAAGGCGTTGGTTCCGTCCTCATTGGCGGCTTGGCCGATCGCTTGGAGGATCGAGAAGAACGATGCGCCGAGGAACTTCCATCGAGGGTCGCTCGTGGTCGCCTTCGGTACATGCTTGGCCGCCCTCAACAGGAACCACCGCCAGGAATGTGCGGGCGCCCAGCCCCGGTTGACGTCCGAAGCGGCCTCATCGATCTCTGCATCGCTCATACCCCGACACCCTCCCACGAGGTTTCTCTCACAGCAACCAGATTGACCTATGGGAAACTGGAGAGGCTTTGGGTGTACCCCTGAAGACCCAGAGGCCCGCAGGATCGATAGCATGTCCGGCATGAAGAAGACTCCGAAGCAGCAGGCTCAGGAGGCGGTGACCGAACTCGAGCTGCGTCTCATCGAAGCGGTGGAGCACGCGAGACTCCGCGCGGAGATCACCTACGAGCAACTCGGCAGGCACCTTGGCCTGTCGAAGAGCCAGGTCAGCAAACGCCAGGACGGCCTCATCAAGTACTCCGTACGGGAGATGCACCACATCGGAGTCCTGTTCGGAGTTGACCCGCTGGTAATGGCCGCGGGCCTTGGGACCTGGCTCAACGACATCGACCCGCACAAGGTCCGCGCCAAACTGGAAACCACGGGCTCGCGGAACCCGACATTGCCCGCCGCCGGATAGCACGTCACATCACGTAACGCGAGGAAGATGCGCGGAGTGATCGGGGTCCACTCTGCGGGCCAGCCGCCCTGGAGGCCCCCGCCCCGGCCCACTTCATCGTCTTCGACCCCCTGCAGGCCAACGGCGCCGAGCTGCTGATGCTGCGCATCGGGGAGCGGCGCCAGCTGGAGTTCAGGCGGCGGCGTGCAAGCGCCACCAGCACCTGCTTGTGCCCCTTCCCCTCGGCGCCCTTGCGCGCGTAGTACGCCTTCGAGGCCAGACAGCACTTCGGGCTCGACAGCGAGGAGAGATACACCGCGTTGAGCAGGCCGCGGTGGAAGGGACGTGGCCGGCGCAGGTTGCCGCTGACGTGGCCGGAGTCGCGTAGAGCCGGTGCCAGGCCCGCGTTATCCGGCGAGCCGGTCAGCGCTGCTGAAGACGTCCATGTCCCCACCGGCCGCAGCGAGGATCACAAGTCCCATCTACTTCCCTATGATCCGCAGGGCCTGCTACGAGAGGACACGGCGTGAGCCGATCGGTGGGTCGGGCCCTGCGGATCCGGTCAGGCTGAGGATCACCTCCGCATGCGGATGCCCGCGAAACCGGGCCTCGATCTTCGAGTCCTCCGTCGCGAACGCCCGACTGCACGCTCTGTGGCTCGCCAGGCAGGAGCTCACAGACTCGACCACCTGCGGCTTCACCGGTCCCAGCGCGCGGCTCAGGGATCCCCTCTCGACCCGTGGCTGGGCGAGCTTCGACCATCGACGGGACCGTTCTGGAGCATGCGCGAAGTGTGAGCACCATGTGGAGCACAGGGT of the Streptomyces sp. NBC_01426 genome contains:
- a CDS encoding alpha/beta fold hydrolase is translated as MSMKFGGASSVTHTLDWKGSDYLCRVVTPATESRLNTLLVLPGIMYPLHSWPRLEAEFADIRRLVFVELPGVTTATSAVPRLTWEFLLGATVNILDSLGIQRCDVLAASACGPLGYRLAHQYGDRISRLVLVGAPSQNLSRETEELIRHIDRFITLKPSLSGDRARRKEFAGIIAETLTLSNSTRGRRSAAMIALALRHKLSRLPREDYIRYVQYHNDLMLNPGAEVIPPGLIEGVPTLAVYGEHDRITPPGSGRELAGNIADCTVAVIKQCGHMLNNERSKEFNDLINRFLAGNSLTPLPYLADISTGQTVRASDRM